The Polyangium mundeleinium genome contains the following window.
GCCTCGGGGCCGCTGAGGTGCGCGAGGGCGCGGCGGACCGCGAGGACGAGGGCGTCGGCGCTTGGTGTGTCGAAGAGGACGCCTGTGCCGCGGCCTGGGTGCATGGCTTCGTCGAGGATCGTGTCTGCGAGACCGCCTGTGCGACGTGCGACGGGCAGCACGCCGTAGCGCTGGGCCTCGAACTGCACGACGCCGCAGGGCTCGAAGCGGGAGGGCATGATCAAGACGTCGGCGGCTGCGAGCAGGCGGCGCGCGATCGGGTCCGGGATGGCGCCGAGGAAACGCGCGTGGGCGGGGTGCGCGGCGGCTGCGACGGCGAGGGCTCGTTCGAGGGGGGCGTCGCCGGCGCCGGCCATGACGATGGTCGCGCCGGCGCGGCAGAGGTCGGGGATCGCTGCGGCCACGAGGTCTGCGCCTTTTTGCGGCACGACGCGGCCGAGCGAGGCCACGAGCGGGCGCGCCGTGTCCATGTCGAGCCCGGTCTCTGCGAGGAAGGCGCGCTTGCAGAGTGCCTTGCCTGCGAGGTCGTCGGGGCCGAAGGGCGCGGCGAGGGCCGGGTCGCGCGCGGGATCCCAGGCGTCGAGGTCGATGCCGTTCGTGATGCCGAGGATGCCGCGGCCGTCGCGTTGGGCGCGCGCGCGGAGGACGCCGTCGAGCAGCTCGCCGTGTGCAGGATCGAGGATCTCGCGCGCGTACGTGGGGGAGACCGTGGTGATGGCGTCGGCGGCGAGGAGGCCGGCCTTGAGCAGGTTCACGCGGCCGTGGA
Protein-coding sequences here:
- a CDS encoding glycogen synthase, with the protein product MKLLHVAAELAPLVRFGGIADGVAGLARALARLGHDVTVVIPAPPGRPLEPEIPIAPGVRARVVVLPDLPAHLGPYGREGDGEHETARRFALFARAAAAMAEGFDVVHVHDWPGAAVPYLLREARGPRPRTVLTIHNLAFQGVFPKETLVSLGLGPSHFHPDALEFHGRVNLLKAGLLAADAITTVSPTYAREILDPAHGELLDGVLRARAQRDGRGILGITNGIDLDAWDPARDPALAAPFGPDDLAGKALCKRAFLAETGLDMDTARPLVASLGRVVPQKGADLVAAAIPDLCRAGATIVMAGAGDAPLERALAVAAAAHPAHARFLGAIPDPIARRLLAAADVLIMPSRFEPCGVVQFEAQRYGVLPVARRTGGLADTILDEAMHPGRGTGVLFDTPSADALVLAVRRALAHLSGPEATSLRRRVLHAAPGWARPASLYAHLYGRLNASGTAPCTA